TGAGAGGACATGGTACAGGGCTTGACACAGAGAAGAGCCTCAGATGTGTTGGATTGTTTCCTGGCTCTAGAAGTCTCAGCTTCCTTATCCGTAAGACGGACAAGTAATACTGTCCCTACCCAAGTGAGAGGGCTgggctttgaaaaataaaaacaactgggCTGCAGTGAGAGCTGCTTGTGCGCCAGGGATTGGGCGAAGCCTttacatctcatttaatccctacaaCCACATGACAGGTGGGTTCCCTATTGATTTTCAAACTATATTTATTCTTGTTGTGGTTGTTTTCAATAGGTAATACAGTCACAAGGTTAAAAATAACTCAAACAGTAAAACAAGAATGCAATGAAGAGGAAATTTCCCTCCCAATCCTGATGCCAAgtctcccttttccctccccagACTGTTACCAGTCTCTGTATTTCTAGAGATAATTGACACATTAATATCAGCGCACACAATGTGTGAGtatatagcttttttttaaaaaaaaaaaaaacagcgtCAAACACTGTTTTCGTACCTTGGAAATTGTTCTGTTATCAGTACATATCGAGTTACCTCATTTTTTTGAATGGCTGCCTGGAATTTCATCGTTTAgctatatcacaatttatttatataatctcCAATGGATGGGCATTTCAGTTATTTCCTgttttgttattaaaaacaatGCTACAAATACATAAGTAAGTGTAGTTTCTGAGTCAAAGGGTATTGCGTGCTTTGATAGATACTGTTACACTGCTCTCTGGGGAGGTCGTGACATAAGTACTAGCAGTGTCCTCACtctacaggtgaagaaacagaggctcaaagaggttaactCTCCTAGCCACGCAGCTAGAACACGGCAGAACTGGCACGTGGTCCCATGGGTGTAGCCCAAATCCCCCCTGGAGTAGGTGAGGAGCCTGATGGACACCGGGCATGAAGGGGGCGGGCAGAGCCGGGGCCTAAGCCTTGCGTGGGAGGCGCTCACCTGCTCGGCACCAGACATTCCGCAGGAGGCCATGTGGAACACACAGTCCACGCCTTCGAAGGCGCGGTGCAGGGCTTCTGCGTCGCGGACATCAGCCTGAAACAGAGAAGGAATACACGGAGGTAGGAGGTCTGGGTCCAAGGCAATCAGAGGTAACAGCTGTGCcgggcccctctccccaccccgggCCCAGCACCTGCAGGGCCCAGACAGGCTGTGGGGCAGGATTTACTAGATGATCCCACTGGGCGTCTTCATCATCATCGGCCCCATGTATGGAGCTAAGTCACAGAGGCTGTGCTCAGTGTTTTACATGCACTGTCTTCTCAACTCCCCACGAGACCCTTGCGAGGCAGATATTGTTAGTGTCCCCTTTCTGTGGATGAAGACGCGAGGCTCAGAGGTGCGGGACCCTGTGGCCAAGGCTGCCCAGCTGGGAGCTGGAGTTGGAGCTTAAACAGTCTGactccgaagcctgtgctcttcaacgCCAGGCACCGGTTACACATCAGACACCATCCCCTGACCTCCACCACCAGCCTGCCCCCCGCCATCACTGCACCTGGATGAACTCGGTCCCCGGGCACAGCACCCACTGGGGTCTGCGGAGGTCGAGCAGGATGACAGAAATGCCGCTCTTGGCCAGGCTGGAACCCAGGCTAAAGCCCAGGTAGCCTCCTCCTCCAGTCACCAGAACCTTCTGCTTGGAGGCCTGCACAGGTGTGGCCTGAGTCTTCTGCTGCAGTACTGGCACTGGGGCTGTCACTGGCTCACTGGGTTTCTGCCCAGCCCCTGATTCCCGTCTGGGCCCGGGCCCTACCCCTGAACCAGATAAAGGTGCAGCTCCTGAATCAGGTACTGACCCAGCTCCTGGCCCAGGGCCCAGAGCTTGTCCAGGTGCTGAAGCAGCACCAGGCCCTGGTCCAGGCCCCGAGGCAGCACCAGGCCCTGGTCCAGGCCCCAAAGAAGCACCAGGCCCTGGTCCAGGCCCCGAAGGAGCACCAGGCCCTGGTCCAGGCCCCGAAGAGGCACCAGACCCTGGTCCAGGCCCCGAGGCAGCACCAGGCCCTGGTCCAGGCCCCGAAGCAGCACCAGGCCCTGGTCCAGGCCCCGAGGCAGCACCAGGCCCTGGTGCAGGCCCCGAAGAAGCACCAGGCCCTGGTCCAGGCCCCGAAGCAGCACCAGACCCTGGTGCAGGCCCCGAAGCAGCACCAGGCCCTGGTCCAGGCCCCGAAGCAGCACCAGACCCTGGTCCAGGCCCCGAAGAAGCACCAGGCCCTGGTCCAGTCCCCGAAGCAGCACCAGGCCCTGGTCCAGGCCCCGAAGCAGCACCAGACCCTGGTCCAGGCCCCGAAGAAGCACCAGGCCCTGGTCCAGGCCCCGAAGCAGCACCAGGCCCTGGTCCAGGCCCCGAGGCAGCACCATGCCCTTGTCTGGGTCCCAGAACAGCACTAGGCTCCTTCCCAGGCCCTGACACTGCTCCAGTCCCTGGCCCAGCTCCCGAAGCAGCACCAGGCCTTGATCCAGGTTCTAGAACCACAccaggccccagcccaggccccggAACAGCACCAGGACTCGGCCCAGGCCCTGGCACAGTACCAGGCCCAGGTCCAGGTCCTGACCCAGCACCAGGCCCCGGCCCAGGTCTGGACGCAGCAGCAGGCCCCGGCCCAGGCCCTGCCTCAGACCCCAGGCTTGagaccccagcccaggcctggcagACAGGGCAGCTCTGCTCGCCCTGCCCTGCAGCTTTGCAGGCCTCTGGGGAGGAGCCTGCCAGGTTGGGCTTCATCTTCTACTGAGCCATGTGGACCCGGGATCTGTCCACCTGTAGGAAAAAACAGAAGAACGTATGTTCTAGAGTTGTCTCAACTCATGCGGATTATCAGACCCCTGGGGGCTCAGGAGACCTCCTGGTGGGAATTAGAGACCCTCTGAGTTCCCAAACCTGTCCCTTTCAGAATCTTGAGAACTTCCAAGGTGGCTGCTGCCTTCCTCAGAGTCAGAGACAAAGTGGCCAGGCCTTGGGTTTCACAGCTCAGGAGACCAAGGCCCAAAGTCACACTGCATGGCTGAGATTTCCACCAAGAATTCCTGACTCCTCTACCAGTTCCTTAAAATCCCGGTTCCCATGTAGTACCAGAGGGAGACAGATCAAATCGTGCCAAGGGGAACCCCACCTGACTGGGGGGGGTGACTGCTTTCTGACGGGGAAatggggagggcttcctggagaaggagagaagggaggaatcCACATGGGAACCAGAGGGCCTTGGAAACTTGCACAAGTGCTGCACCGCCTCTGCCCTGGCAACTGCTGCCTCTGGTTCTCCCAGGTCCCCCAGCAGTGCAGATGGCTGGTACCACAAGGCCTACCAAGCCCCCTGTGGGCTTCAGGATCAGCTCTGTGGGTCTCGGGGGCCAGCACTGAGGATCTCGTCCTCCTCACTCTAGACTTAGAGCGAGCCAGGCTGTCAGTCCCTGTTACCATCGTCTCACCCCCTGCCTCCCACCTCCTGCTCCACCCGAGGACAAGGCTGGCCCAGGGGCCGgatcaccattatcatcattaATGACAGCAGCGACTGTGTACTGTCAGCCTGCCGTGCGCCAGGCCCCGTGGATACAGAGAGAGGTAAACTCTGCCCTGCGTGGCACACAGGGGCTGTAAAAAAAGAACAGGTGCAACTGGGTGACCGGATGACTGAGTAACGAGCCCCACAGGTGTTGCTGGTGGTGGTCACGGGGCAGGGGCCGCGACAGCTATACAGCATCTTCTAGTGTCCTCTGTCACTGCCCTGCTCTCCGAAGTTCTGAGTGAGGGATATAGTCATGCCCCATACAAGCACTGACACTCACCGGTGTGACAGGGAGGGGAGACACCCCAGATGTTAGTCGTCACAGGGGATGGGTCTAATTCCTCCACTGGGAGGGGGGAATACAACCACAGAGTGGAGCCCTCCTCTACCCAGGCCCAGGGGCCTCTGTCCTGGGGAAGGGTTTGTGGCCCCAGAACTGTCTTTCTAGCCTCTGGGGCTGCTTCCAGCGACAAAGGCTGGGACGCTGCCTCAGGTCCCATTTGCTgggtgtgcccttgggcaaggtCCTTATAACCTCACTGCACCTCAGTATCCACGTCTGTCGACTGAACCCCCATAACTCTCACAGCTGGCAGCGTCCTCACAGACCACTGGCATGCACGCTCCAAGAAGGCTTGGATCACTGTAGGGTGCGTGGCACCCTGGCACAAAGCAGGCCGTCAGTAAACAGCCGCTGAGTGAACGAAACCACTCAGGACTGTTCTGCAGCAGGGAGCCTAGGGCCAAGCACCcggctgacccccccccccccggcactGCCACATTTAATCCTCCTGGCGGTCCTGTgcagcgggggctactgttcccATCATCcggggagggaaactgaggctcagagaacatTTGCGAACTCTGATGGAGTCTCAGTGAATGGCTGGCCCTGGATCCAGGTCGCTGGGGACCCAAAGCGGGGTTGGGTGAACAGAATCTGTGGAAGATGGTCGGGGATCCCTCCGGGCGCGGGCGCGCTCCCCTCGATGGGGCGGCAGGAGCGGACCCCCAAGCTGAGAGTGGCCGCCTGGCAGCTCGGGGGCGGGTCCTCCCTGCTGCCGCGTGCGCCCCCCGCCCCGCGTCCCTAGCCTCACGCCCTGGCTGCGCTCACCCGGCCCGGCTCCCGCGGCGCTACGCGATCCCGGCTGCAACCCCGCGTCAGTCAGTCTCCGCGCAGAGCCCGGCGCTACGGGGCTGCCCCCCTCCTCGGGGCGGGGCCGACCGGGGCTCCTGGCACCGCCCCGCGCCCGCCCCGCGCCAGTTTCCTGCGTCCCGGCTGCACCCACTACCCCCTCCGCCGCAACCGTCGTCTCTAAGGCGGGGACACGCACGCTCTcccagaggggaaactgaggccggtCGAAGGGTGAAATGGGCCACGATGCTAGTGGGGAAAGGGCGCGAAGGTCCTGCGTGCTGGTCCGGGTCCAGCCCGCATAGACGGCCTAGAACCCCAAGAAACGGTGTTTCTTTctccacccacctacccatccatGTCCCCTCCCACGTGGTCCCGTCTGTTCAGCCTgcctcttgccttctttcctcctgccctcctcccctccctccttcctctctttcatcTATTCATTATCCCACCTATTCTTCCATCCATCTCTTTGTCTATTCATCCATCCTTCTACCAATTTTAAACTATGtttttatccgttcatccattcatctattcaccCGTTATTCTGTCTTTCCACCTATCTATCCATCAAGCCTTCCATCCATCCAGTTCATTTCATATCTTTCTGTCCTGCCTTCCACCCATCTATCTACCCTTCCTTTCTTACATCCTTCCACCCACCTCTGGGTTAGCCATTCTCCAATGCCATCATTCCACATTTAATAGGGGATTCTTCAGTGCTGTCCTTTCCCTTGCACTGGGGACCCAGATGGATCGCACCATCCCTGGAAAATTTATTTGCAAGTGCCAGTGGCAGAGGGCAGGCATATGCCCAACAGTGGGCACAGCTGCAGAGCACCAAGGGCTGGTTACTTCGGTTTGAAGAGGGCTACTGGAAAGGCTTCACCTAAATGAACCTCCTCTGTGGACATAGGTGGGTGCGGGGAAGAGAAAAACGTCAGCCAGCACATGCGATGTGCCAGGTGGTAAGGTATCttgcttaatcctcacaactctgtTTTAGCCCAATTTTAGAGACAGTGAAGCAGGTTCAGAGAGATAAAAAGGGGCTCAGAGTGTAGTGGGAAAAGGCCGTGGGGTCAGCCCTGGGTTTAAATCTCGGCCCTGCCACTTTCTTGTTGCATGTCTTGGGCAGCTACAaggcttggtttcctcatccatTAACAGGAACTGGTGTGTACTTTACAGTTGTGATGTTGCAAGCCTTGTGGCTCACAAGGTACCATATGCAGAATGCTGAGTATTATGCCTGCCCAGTTGGTGCTCAACCAACGGTAGCTGTTATCATCGTTATATGAGAGGAggttgggattcaaacccagtacCTGTGATTCACTGCTTTGCAAACCACGTCTCTGGTCTGTCCTTCCATTCACAAAGACCAGCCTCTTCCTCTCCCACCAGCAGGGCTGGTGAACTCTTGTTCCCCAGGCCCAAGAGTCATCTGGCTGGTGTCATCTAATTAGGAGAAGCATAGTTTACAACACAAGTGTTATAGCTGAATTGTGCCCCctcaagttcatatgttgaagtcctaagccccagtACCTCAGCATGCGACCTTAGCTGggaatagggtcattgcagatgtaattaaagatAAGGTCATACTAGAGTagagccctaatccagtatgactggcatccttataaaaaggggaaatttggacacagacatgtgCACAAGGAGAGCATCACGGgaagattggagttatgctgccagAAGCAAGGAGCTGctagaagccaggagagaggcctggaacagacctTTCCCGGTGCCTTCAGACGGAGCATGGGCCTGTCTgtaccttgatctcggacttccagcctccagagctggagACAATACACTTGTGTTATTTtggccactcagtctgtggtactttgttatgacagcttGAGTGACGTACTGCAGCGACCACAGGCGTGGATAGAGATGATGCAGAGGGCAGCTGTCCAAGACAGTGACCAGACTGAGACCCACTGTGGAAGGGGCTGTGGTCACTGCTGTCTCCCTGGGCCAGTACAGAGCCTGGCCAAAGCCATGGCTTGTCAAGTCTCAGTAAACTGTGTTTTTAAACAATCTGATGAATTTTTACTTGTGTATATACCAGTGTAACCACCGCCAGATCAAGATATAGCCCCGTAGTGGCCCCAACACACAAGGTAATCACCCTTCTGACTTCTGTCACCAACAAtagttttgcctattcttgaACCCATATAACTGGAATTATACTGtatgtgctcttttgtgtctggtttcttctgCCCAATATTCCTCATAAAATTGATGCAGCTTGTTGAATATAGCTgtagttcattcttttaaattgatgcatagtattccactgcacagatgtatcacaatttatttgtccattctaccattgatgggcatttaagtaGCTTCCATTTTCTGACTCTTACGAATAAAGTTGCTGTAAACATTCCTGTGTATGTCTTTTGTCGAACGTGGGTGCTCATTCCtcttggagtggaattgctggcagAGAGAAGGCACACGTTCTACTTCGGTGAAAATTGGCAGACGGTTTTCCAGCGTGGAGGCACCAAGTTACACCGCTCCACCCTCCACTCCAGCAACGCGTGAGGGTTCCAGCTGCTGCCTATCTTCATATTGCCAGTCTTTATTTTTAGCCGCtctggtgggtgtgtagtggttctcactgtagttttaattagcatttcacTGATGGGTAAGGCTGTTGAGCGCCTATTTTCATACACCTCTTGTTCATTTATACCTGTCTGAGCCTttggtccatttttaaaaataggatgtttatcattttcttattgattcggAGTTCTTCGTATATCTAGATACGAgtcttttaataaagttttatcacACCAAAAATTtatacagagacacacacacaccaatgatCACATCCATTTAAAAGTAACTTTGATcctattaattaaataaaaggaatttttcCTGTCTTAGAAATGACCCCAGCTGACATAACACATGACACAGTCATTTCATATGTACACAGTAGGGCTGGCCCAGCAGCTCCAGCCCGATTTTCACATGCTTGAGCTGAGCATTTGCTCTGGACTGGGCTCCAGAGCAGACTTCAGTTCAGTTCGGATGAGCAGGGGCGGTGGGTGGTGGTGAGGCTcacttgtttcttcttcctccaaGAGGGGCTGATGGTGAGTCTGCGTCGCACCTGTGGATCAGGGTGGTGGGGAAGCACAGAACAAGAGGACTGAGGCAGAAACAATCTTATCTGGCTGGTCTCCAGAGCTGGGCTCTCACAGCTAAGCTTCATGCTCACTGTTTACTATGTGTCTGCCACGTGGCAGATTCTTGGGACCCAGAGATGGTTAGGACACCAGCCTCATCCTGAGGGAGCTCACGGTCAAGGAGAAGAGACAAGGGGGCAAGGAAGCATAATGTGGAGTGCTAAGTGTAGTTAAGTGTCACCTCTATAAAGAGGGATGCGTGGTCAGGATGCTATGGGGGGAAGACTGGAATCTCCCAGCTCTTGATGGGTCCCAGGGGCATCTTCACAGTGGAGTTGATGCCACTTGCACCGTGTCTTCATGGACGAGAAGCAGTCACCAGGCAGAGGGTGGCAGAAGGATGTTCCAAGCAGGGGGCTCAGTGCAGGACTTCCAGCAAGTGACAATCTTGTGACTGGAGGTTAGGGTGTGTTGGGGACAATGCGGGAACATCGGGGTGGACCCAGGGATAGAGAGCTTTCCTCTCTCGGCTTCCAGGGAGTCCTGGTGCCTGGAATCACGCTGATCTGTGGGTTACAGCTTTCTAGGGCACCTTTCCCTCTGGGCCAACATTTGCTGAGTGGTTCTTTGTAGGATGGCTTTTCTATTTAGAGGAATCATTGTTTCTGATCCTTGCCCATAGTCACTGCTGTCCACAAAATAGAGCATGCTGCCTGGTCCTTGACAGGTGCTCAAAAGTTGATGAGTTCATCCCCTCCCCTTACCTGAGAACACTTTTCTAAAACGGAGCGACCTTCGgttctgtgttgtttttcttctggagTTGGGACCTAGTGAACAGGAGATGAAGAAAGACGGACCCTCGATGCCCAAATTTCTGGGCCTGGCAGGGAGAAGCAGGGCAGGAGCTCTTGGAGCAAGGGTGTCATGACCGAGTGGGCACTGACCTGAGGGGGGCCCAGGGTCTGGGTGGGCTGGAGCCacgaggcaggtgggaggggctgctTGAAGGGCACACCTGAAGGACTGGGCCTGCCAGAGGAAGCTTCTGGCCTTGGTGATCTCCTGGGCCAATCTCCTTAAATCATCTCCTTCAAATAGTGGCAGCATGGGGTCCTTGAAAAGGGGAAATGAGTATGAAATTAGATCCATTAAATGACTGGGTGGGACCTGAAAATCCAAAATCTCAGGAGAAAAGTTTTAGAGTGAACTCAAAGCAGCCTTCCTCCCAGTGCAGGAAATCTTGTGGGCCTCAGCGTGCATGTTTCCAGGGACAGGGAGCTCACCACCTGTCAAGGCAGTCATTCTGCAAAGAGGACACTTTGCAGTTAGATGTCTGAGAGTCAGTGTAGGAAGGGGATGGTGGAAACTAAAAGGGTCTAAGGACTTCACTGAAGTCAGCACAGCTCTGCCCAGTAGAACAGAAGTAGTATATACACCTTATCTCACTGTTAATCAGTAAAACCTATCCAGTCCCTTCTCTATTTCTTCTAGTAAAACAGCTCCACAGATATGCCTTTTTCTTATGTCAACTAATGAAATTCTAGAGCCTAGCCTTAAAAGTAcaagttctggggcttccctggtggcacagtggttgagagtccgcctgccgatgcaggggacgcgggttcatgccccggtccgggaagatcccacatgccgcggagccgctgggcccatgagccatggccgctgagcctgtgcgtctggagcctgtgctccgcaactggagaagccacaacagtgagaggcccgcgtaccgcaaaaaaaaaaaaaaaaagtacaagttcTCACAATTAGCAAGAGAATATAAGAAAGAGATGAAACTGTTCCTTCTCCCTGGGAGCAGTAGTGGCAAACGTCCCACTCTGCACCCAGAAACTATTCAAAGAATCTGATTTGATAAAAGGTATGAAACGAGAACCTTCCCAATATCATCGTTTGTTTTCCTGTGTAATAAGGATATGGGTGAATATTCATTACTTTTACTTATTCTGATCTctgtattatttgtaatatttgccCCTAAAACATTACTCAAAGAAATCATGCAAAGCATTGACTTCAAAAATTATGCAATGTTCTGTAAACTTTAATTCctccccgccaaaaaaaaaaaaaaaatctggaattcTGGTTGGTTGTCTTACTGGATGATTTGCTGGCCTGGAAATGTAATTCACAGCAGCACATTCCTAGAAGGTATGAATATGTACATAATTTTTCTATCAGATTGTAAGATCTTATCCTGCAGGCATTATAAAACctatgactgggcttccctggtggcgcagtggttgagagtccgcctgctgatgcaggggacacgcgttcatgccctggtccgggaagatcccacatgccgcagaccggctgggcccgtgagccatggccgctgagcctgcacgtccggagcctgtgctccgcaatgggagaggccacaacagtgagaggcccgcgtaccgcaaaaagcaaaaaaacctaTGACTTTAccgtatttattttttaacagatcaTTTGAATATCTGCGCTTCAATGAATTTAAGGCGGGAAGACAGAAATATGCAGGAATTAAAGCACAGAACTTAGGAGCATGGGTGTCTGGGCTCTGGCTTTACCATTTACTCTGACTT
This genomic stretch from Globicephala melas chromosome 15, mGloMel1.2, whole genome shotgun sequence harbors:
- the SDR42E2 gene encoding putative short-chain dehydrogenase/reductase family 42E member 2 isoform X2 → MKPNLAGSSPEACKAAGQGEQSCPVCQAWAGVSSLGSEAGPGPGPAAASRPGPGPGAGSGPGPGPGTVPGPGPSPGAVPGPGLGPGVVLEPGSRPGAASGAGPGTGAVSGPGKEPSAVLGPRQGHGAASGPGPGPGAASGPGPGPGASSGPGPGSGAASGPGPGPGAASGTGPGPGASSGPGPGSGAASGPGPGPGAASGPAPGSGAASGPGPGPGASSGPAPGPGAASGPGPGPGAASGPGPGPGAASGPGPGSGASSGPGPGPGAPSGPGPGPGASLGPGPGPGAASGPGPGPGAASAPGQALGPGPGAGSVPDSGAAPLSGSGVGPGPRRESGAGQKPSEPVTAPVPVLQQKTQATPVQASKQKVLVTGGGGYLGFSLGSSLAKSGISVILLDLRRPQWVLCPGTEFIQADVRDAEALHRAFEGVDCVFHMASCGMSGAEQLQKEQIESINVGGTKLVIDVCVHRRVPRLVYTSTVNVAFGGKPIEQGDEDSVPYFPLEKHVDHYSRTKAIADQLILMANGTPLPGGGALRTCVLRPPGIYGPEEQRHLPRVASHIKKRLFMFRFGDRRTRMNWVHVCNLVQAHVLAAEALTASKGYVASGQAYYINDGESVNIFEWMAPLFEKLGYSKPWIQVPTSWVYLSATVMEYLHLALKPICSLPPLLTRSEVRSVAVTHTFQIAKARAQLGYVPDKFSFADAVERYVQSTGQGTRGSTARTLLRLLLGLLLLLGLLVLALHFLGPRPFVV
- the SDR42E2 gene encoding putative short-chain dehydrogenase/reductase family 42E member 2 isoform X1 — encoded protein: MKPNLAGSSPEACKAAGQGEQSCPVCQAWAGVSSLGSEAGPGPGPAAASRPGPGPGAGSGPGPGPGTVPGPGPSPGAVPGPGLGPGVVLEPGSRPGAASGAGPGTGAVSGPGKEPSAVLGPRQGHGAASGPGPGPGAASGPGPGPGASSGPGPGSGAASGPGPGPGAASGTGPGPGASSGPGPGSGAASGPGPGPGAASGPAPGSGAASGPGPGPGASSGPAPGPGAASGPGPGPGAASGPGPGPGAASGPGPGSGASSGPGPGPGAPSGPGPGPGASLGPGPGPGAASGPGPGPGAASAPGQALGPGPGAGSVPDSGAAPLSGSGVGPGPRRESGAGQKPSEPVTAPVPVLQQKTQATPVQASKQKVLVTGGGGYLGFSLGSSLAKSGISVILLDLRRPQWVLCPGTEFIQADVRDAEALHRAFEGVDCVFHMASCGMSGAEQHVDHYSRTKAIADQLILMANGTPLPGGGALRTCVLRPPGIYGPEEQRHLPRVASHIKKRLFMFRFGDRRTRMNWVHVCNLVQAHVLAAEALTASKGYVASGQAYYINDGESVNIFEWMAPLFEKLGYSKPWIQVPTSWVYLSATVMEYLHLALKPICSLPPLLTRSEVRSVAVTHTFQIAKARAQLGYVPDKFSFADAVERYVQSTGQGTRGSTARTLLRLLLGLLLLLGLLVLALHFLGPRPFVV
- the LOC115861081 gene encoding von Willebrand factor A domain-containing protein 3A-like; its protein translation is MLSQKAFSFPDVEGLYLLTDGKPDTSCSLILSEVQRLTEKRDVKVHTVSLNCSDRTAVNFLRDLASLTGGRYHCPVGEDSLLKMQGLLTRGFIKERDPMLPLFEGDDLRRLAQEITKARSFLWQAQSFRCALQAAPPTCLVAPAHPDPGPPSGPNSRRKTTQNRRSLRFRKVFSGATQTHHQPLLEEEETSEPHHHPPPLLIRTELKSALEPSPEQMLSSSM